One window of the Haloarcula halobia genome contains the following:
- a CDS encoding PrsW family intramembrane metalloprotease, with protein sequence MAKRRQDPVEANAGSSVDLYEITDWEPRSLLDRILHWLYHATLWTVRSLVVVVAVAILVIQFAFGSLGAIGNQPVFAGMAALSAVPALLLAAYVWYADVTTSEPLTLLVGTFFLGVLFAGFAGLLNVFLGGPVQAIGSGFGLVPYVGQVVMFFVVVGPVEESVKLLAVRLYAFRDDRFDAVIDGAVYGAAAGLGFATIENALYITQNTDMVAGSLQAFSESGDVAAVRALAGPGHVIYSAFAGYYLGLAKFNPENAGPIVMKGLFIAALIHGTYNSLVGPVSGILSAVYNVDPFVAFFGFVIVFDGVFGLLLLRKLDAYRQAYARAHATDEVGPPAERTEFDP encoded by the coding sequence CGACCGCATCCTCCACTGGCTGTATCACGCCACGCTGTGGACGGTCCGGAGCCTGGTCGTCGTCGTCGCGGTGGCGATTCTCGTCATCCAGTTCGCGTTCGGGAGCCTCGGCGCCATCGGCAACCAGCCGGTGTTCGCGGGGATGGCAGCGCTCTCGGCGGTGCCCGCGCTCCTGCTGGCGGCCTACGTCTGGTACGCGGACGTGACCACCTCGGAACCGCTGACCCTGCTCGTGGGCACGTTCTTCCTCGGCGTGCTGTTCGCGGGCTTTGCCGGCCTGCTCAACGTCTTCCTGGGCGGGCCGGTCCAGGCCATCGGCTCGGGGTTCGGCCTGGTCCCGTACGTCGGGCAGGTAGTCATGTTCTTCGTCGTGGTCGGGCCCGTCGAGGAGAGCGTGAAACTGCTGGCTGTGCGACTCTATGCCTTCCGTGACGACCGCTTCGACGCGGTCATCGACGGCGCGGTGTACGGCGCAGCCGCGGGCCTTGGCTTTGCGACCATCGAGAACGCGCTCTACATCACCCAGAACACGGATATGGTCGCCGGGTCGCTCCAGGCGTTCAGCGAGAGCGGCGACGTCGCGGCGGTCCGGGCACTCGCGGGCCCGGGCCACGTCATCTACTCGGCGTTCGCCGGCTACTATCTGGGCCTGGCGAAGTTCAACCCCGAGAACGCCGGGCCCATCGTGATGAAGGGGCTGTTCATCGCCGCGCTCATCCACGGGACGTACAACTCGCTGGTCGGCCCCGTCTCGGGCATCCTCTCGGCCGTCTACAACGTCGACCCGTTCGTGGCCTTCTTCGGGTTCGTCATCGTCTTCGACGGCGTGTTCGGCCTCCTGTTGCTGCGGAAACTCGACGCCTACCGGCAGGCCTACGCCCGCGCCCACGCCACCGACGAGGTCGGGCCGCCGGCCGAGCGGACGGAGTTCGACCCCTAG
- a CDS encoding Hsp20/alpha crystallin family protein yields MRRDDRDDPFDEFFREIERMMNEMMGAEGDVHIDRNATPDGGNLHVDVHETDGEIRVVADVPGVDKDAIDLKCDGTALTIDATSDQREYHERLSLPARVDEHSASATYNNGILEVTFDREEDSADIEL; encoded by the coding sequence ATGAGACGTGACGATAGAGACGACCCCTTCGACGAGTTCTTCCGGGAAATCGAACGGATGATGAACGAGATGATGGGGGCTGAAGGGGACGTCCACATCGACCGGAACGCCACGCCCGACGGGGGGAACTTACACGTCGACGTCCACGAGACAGACGGAGAGATTCGCGTCGTCGCCGACGTCCCGGGCGTCGACAAGGACGCCATCGACCTGAAGTGCGACGGGACCGCGCTCACCATCGACGCGACGAGCGACCAGCGCGAGTACCACGAACGGCTCTCGTTGCCCGCCCGCGTCGACGAACACTCCGCGTCGGCCACCTACAACAACGGCATCCTCGAGGTCACGTTCGACCGCGAAGAGGACTCGGCCGACATCGAGCTCTAG
- the gap gene encoding type I glyceraldehyde-3-phosphate dehydrogenase, with amino-acid sequence MSDPVRVGLNGFGRIGRNVFRASLENDDVELVGVNDVIDDEEMDYFAKYDTVMGKLESASVDDGVLTVEGTDFEAGVFHETDPTELPWDELDVDVALEATGIFRTYEDASQHLAAGADKVLISAPPKGDKPVKQIVYGVNQDEYDGEDVVSNASCTTNSITPVAKVLNDEFGIESGQLTTVHAYTGSQNLIDGPNGKPRRRRAAAENIIPTSTGAAQATTEVLPELEGRLDGMAIRVPVPNGSITEFVVDLQDEVTEADVNAAFEEAAEGYLEGVMGVTDEHVVSSDIVGDPYSTQVDLQSTNVVNGMTKILTWYDNEYGFSNRMLDVAEYITEQ; translated from the coding sequence ATGAGCGACCCAGTTCGCGTCGGCCTCAACGGCTTCGGCCGGATCGGCCGTAACGTATTCCGTGCCTCGCTGGAGAACGACGACGTCGAGCTCGTCGGCGTCAACGACGTCATCGACGACGAGGAGATGGACTACTTCGCCAAGTACGACACCGTCATGGGCAAACTCGAGAGTGCGAGCGTCGACGACGGCGTCCTCACCGTCGAGGGAACCGACTTCGAGGCGGGCGTCTTCCACGAGACCGACCCGACGGAACTCCCGTGGGACGAACTCGACGTCGACGTCGCTCTCGAGGCGACCGGCATCTTCCGCACCTACGAGGACGCGAGCCAGCACTTAGCGGCCGGCGCGGACAAGGTACTCATCTCGGCCCCGCCCAAGGGCGACAAGCCGGTCAAGCAGATCGTCTACGGCGTCAACCAGGACGAGTACGACGGCGAGGACGTCGTCTCGAACGCCTCCTGTACGACCAACTCCATCACGCCGGTCGCGAAGGTGCTCAACGACGAGTTCGGCATCGAGTCCGGCCAGCTGACCACCGTCCACGCCTACACCGGGTCGCAGAACCTCATCGACGGTCCGAACGGCAAGCCCCGCCGCCGCCGTGCGGCCGCCGAGAACATCATCCCGACCTCGACCGGTGCCGCACAGGCGACCACCGAGGTCCTGCCGGAACTCGAGGGTAGACTCGACGGGATGGCCATCCGCGTCCCGGTCCCGAACGGCTCTATCACGGAGTTCGTCGTCGACCTGCAGGACGAGGTGACCGAGGCCGACGTCAACGCCGCGTTCGAGGAGGCCGCCGAGGGCTACCTCGAGGGCGTCATGGGCGTCACGGACGAACACGTCGTCTCCTCAGACATCGTCGGCGACCCCTACTCGACGCAAGTCGACCTCCAGTCGACGAACGTCGTCAACGGGATGACGAAGATCCTCACCTGGTACGACAACGAGTACGGCTTCTCGAACCGGATGCTGGACGTCGCCGAGTACATCACCGAGCAGTAG
- a CDS encoding DUF1810 domain-containing protein translates to MTSSDDPHNLQRFVDAQDPVIEQVKRELRSGRKQSHWMWFIFPQVEGLGKSPTARKYAISSRREAEAYLAHPVLGHRLRGCTEITNGIEGRTANEIFGSPDDLKFRSSMTLFDAVADDPTPFRTALEKYYDNKTDEKTMEFLSE, encoded by the coding sequence ATGACAAGTTCTGATGATCCCCACAATTTACAACGATTCGTCGATGCTCAGGACCCTGTAATAGAGCAGGTGAAACGGGAATTGCGATCAGGCCGCAAGCAAAGTCATTGGATGTGGTTCATCTTCCCGCAGGTCGAGGGACTCGGCAAGAGTCCGACGGCTCGGAAGTATGCAATATCGTCGCGACGAGAGGCGGAAGCGTATCTTGCGCATCCTGTATTAGGGCACCGGTTGCGAGGATGTACAGAAATAACGAACGGAATCGAAGGACGCACAGCGAACGAGATATTTGGCTCACCTGACGACCTGAAGTTCCGTTCGTCGATGACGTTGTTCGATGCTGTCGCAGATGATCCGACTCCGTTCCGGACGGCTCTGGAAAAGTACTATGATAATAAAACAGATGAGAAGACAATGGAGTTTCTCTCAGAGTAA
- a CDS encoding riboflavin synthase, which yields MFTGIVEATGEVQAVVDDEGGRRVRIGTPFSGLSAGQSISVSGACLTVEDAVDGEYFEVFLARETLARTYFDTLEAGEAVNLERAMPADGRFDGHVVQGHVDATAEVLSIEREGDDWTYTFSLPEAQRDYLVQKGSITVDGISLTVAERREDAFDVAIIPTTYRETTLSGKSVGDPVHLEVDVVAKYVEQLC from the coding sequence ATGTTCACCGGTATCGTCGAGGCGACCGGCGAGGTCCAGGCAGTCGTAGACGACGAGGGCGGCCGGCGGGTCCGCATCGGGACGCCCTTTTCCGGGCTCTCGGCGGGCCAGTCCATCAGCGTGAGCGGGGCCTGTCTCACTGTCGAGGACGCCGTCGACGGCGAGTACTTCGAGGTGTTCCTCGCTCGCGAGACGCTCGCCCGGACGTACTTCGACACCCTGGAGGCGGGCGAGGCGGTCAACCTCGAACGGGCGATGCCCGCCGACGGCCGGTTCGACGGTCACGTGGTCCAGGGCCACGTCGACGCCACCGCCGAGGTGCTTTCCATCGAGCGGGAAGGGGACGACTGGACCTACACCTTCTCGCTGCCCGAGGCCCAGCGAGACTACCTCGTCCAGAAGGGGTCGATCACGGTCGACGGCATCAGTCTCACCGTCGCCGAACGGCGCGAGGACGCCTTCGACGTCGCCATCATCCCGACGACCTACCGCGAGACGACGCTCTCGGGCAAGTCGGTCGGGGACCCGGTCCACCTCGAGGTCGACGTCGTCGCGAAGTACGTCGAACAGCTCTGCTAG
- a CDS encoding phosphoglycerate kinase — protein MTFQTLDDLEDGQRVLVRLDLNSPVEDGEVQDNRRFERHAETIRELVDRGFAVAVLAHQGRPGGDDFVSLEQHAAILGDHVGHDVDFVADTYGEDALAAIDALAAGDVLVLENTRMCDDELPEEDPEGKAETEFVRTLAPHFDAYVNDAYSAAHRSHASLVGFPLVLPAYAGRVMETEYEANTAIAEREFDGQVTMVVGGTKATDVIDVMTHLGETVDDFLLGGVAGQLFLRAEGYPVGYDVGDTDLYDEQYEANEGKIEQMLDERGDQITLAVDMAYEGEDGGREEIAVEDIPEDTAIDFLDVGSETVMEYSPVIRDSEAVFLKGALGVFEMEAFSVGTVGVLEAIADTDCFSVVGGGDTSRAIGMYGLDEADFGHVSIAGGAYIRALTGAELVGVEVLQQ, from the coding sequence ATGACCTTCCAGACGCTCGACGACCTAGAGGACGGCCAGCGCGTCCTCGTGCGCCTCGACCTCAACTCGCCGGTTGAGGACGGCGAGGTCCAGGACAACCGCCGTTTCGAACGCCACGCCGAGACGATCCGCGAACTCGTCGACCGCGGTTTCGCCGTCGCCGTGCTCGCCCACCAGGGCCGTCCGGGCGGCGACGACTTCGTCTCGCTCGAACAGCACGCCGCGATTCTCGGCGACCACGTCGGCCACGACGTCGACTTCGTCGCCGACACCTACGGCGAGGACGCCCTGGCGGCCATCGACGCCCTCGCGGCGGGCGACGTACTCGTCTTAGAGAACACGCGGATGTGCGACGACGAACTGCCCGAAGAAGACCCCGAGGGCAAGGCCGAGACGGAGTTCGTCAGGACGCTGGCGCCCCACTTCGACGCCTACGTCAACGACGCCTACTCGGCGGCCCACCGGTCGCACGCCTCGCTCGTTGGCTTCCCGCTCGTCCTGCCGGCCTACGCCGGTCGCGTCATGGAGACCGAGTACGAGGCCAACACCGCTATCGCCGAGCGCGAGTTCGACGGCCAGGTGACGATGGTAGTCGGCGGGACCAAGGCCACCGACGTCATCGACGTGATGACCCACCTCGGGGAGACGGTCGACGACTTCCTGCTGGGCGGGGTCGCCGGCCAGCTGTTCCTGCGCGCGGAGGGGTACCCGGTGGGCTACGACGTCGGGGACACGGACCTCTACGACGAGCAATACGAGGCTAACGAGGGGAAGATAGAGCAGATGCTCGATGAACGCGGCGACCAGATCACGCTCGCCGTCGACATGGCCTACGAGGGCGAGGACGGGGGTCGCGAGGAGATCGCCGTCGAGGACATCCCCGAGGACACCGCCATCGACTTCCTCGACGTCGGGTCCGAAACGGTCATGGAGTACTCGCCGGTCATCCGTGACTCGGAGGCCGTCTTCCTGAAGGGCGCGCTCGGCGTCTTCGAGATGGAGGCGTTCTCGGTCGGGACCGTCGGCGTCCTCGAGGCCATCGCCGACACGGACTGCTTCTCGGTCGTCGGCGGCGGCGACACCTCGCGTGCCATCGGCATGTACGGGCTCGACGAGGCCGACTTCGGCCACGTCTCCATCGCCGGCGGCGCGTACATCCGCGCGCTCACGGGTGCCGAGCTCGTCGGTGTGGAAGTCCTCCAGCAGTAA
- a CDS encoding ATP-grasp domain-containing protein, which produces MLTLAVATNAETYERMGDPLSARGIDVGHVQAKERAIPLTEDPFDDFDVGFVYPTRIMEGAVVDAYLDVPWVNDREAILRSRNKADVLTRLGRADVPVPETVMVSNPADEADLVAAFERLGPPVVVKPNSTTRGVGVAKAHDLDSFLGICDYLSLVHDYRATGDQSFLVQEVVADATDYRAMVVDGEYVGAVERRLPAAAGQAGRWKHNVHRGAVAEGVALPDELRALAERAAQVLDIPYLGVDLLVSEDRAVVNETNARPTIDSATKYEDGFWDQLAALIRATARDR; this is translated from the coding sequence ATGCTGACCCTCGCCGTCGCGACGAACGCCGAGACCTACGAGCGGATGGGCGATCCGCTCTCGGCCCGCGGCATCGACGTGGGCCACGTCCAGGCAAAGGAGCGGGCGATTCCCCTCACCGAGGACCCCTTCGACGACTTCGACGTGGGCTTTGTCTACCCGACGCGCATCATGGAGGGCGCCGTCGTCGACGCCTATCTCGACGTCCCGTGGGTCAACGACCGCGAGGCCATCCTGCGCTCGCGCAACAAGGCCGACGTCCTCACCCGCCTCGGGCGGGCCGACGTGCCGGTCCCCGAGACGGTCATGGTGTCGAACCCCGCCGACGAGGCCGACCTCGTGGCGGCCTTCGAGCGCCTGGGCCCGCCCGTCGTCGTCAAACCGAACTCCACGACCCGGGGCGTCGGGGTCGCGAAGGCCCACGACCTCGATTCCTTCCTGGGCATCTGTGACTACCTCTCGCTGGTCCACGACTACCGCGCGACCGGCGACCAGTCGTTTCTCGTCCAGGAGGTCGTCGCCGACGCGACGGACTACCGGGCGATGGTCGTCGACGGCGAGTACGTCGGGGCCGTCGAGCGCCGACTCCCCGCCGCCGCGGGCCAGGCGGGCCGCTGGAAGCACAACGTCCACCGGGGCGCCGTCGCCGAGGGGGTCGCCTTGCCGGACGAGCTCCGGGCGCTGGCCGAGCGAGCAGCCCAGGTCCTCGATATTCCCTATCTGGGCGTCGACCTGCTGGTCAGCGAGGACCGCGCCGTCGTCAACGAGACGAACGCCCGCCCGACCATCGACAGCGCGACGAAGTACGAAGACGGGTTCTGGGACCAGCTGGCGGCGCTGATTCGGGCGACTGCCCGGGACAGGTGA